A genomic region of Zalophus californianus isolate mZalCal1 chromosome 11, mZalCal1.pri.v2, whole genome shotgun sequence contains the following coding sequences:
- the TM7SF2 gene encoding delta(14)-sterol reductase TM7SF2 isoform X2 — protein sequence MASPQGSGAPLEFGGPLGAAALMLLLPATMFHLLLVARSGPARLLGPPPYLPGPEALWSPQMLLLWFTWLGLQAALYLLPARKVAEGQELKDKSRLRYPINGFQALVLTALLVGLAVSAGLPLGALPEMLLPLAFAATLTAFIFSLLLYLKALVAPASALAPGGNSGNPIYDFFLGRELNPRIWSFDFKYFCELRPGLIGWVLINLALLMQEAELRGSPSLAMWLVNGFQLLYVGDALWHEEAVLTTMDITHDGFGFMLAFGDLAWVPFTYSLQAQFLLHHPQPLGLPMASVICLINAVGYYIFRGANSQKNTFRKNPSDPRVAGLETIPTATGRQLLVSGWWGVVRHPNYLGDLIMALAWSLPCGVSHLLPYFYLLYFTSLLVHREARDEQQCLRKYGLAWHEYCRRVPYRILPYVY from the exons ATGGCATCTCCTCAGGGCTCCGGGGCTCCGCTGGAATTCGGGGGACCCCTGG GCGCGGCGGCGCTGATGCTGCTGCTTCCTGCCACCATGTTCCACCTGCTCCTGGTGGCCCGCTCGGGCCCCGCGCGCCTCCTGGGCCCACCCCCCTACCTGCCGGGACCCGAAGCGCTGTGGAGCCCGCAGATGCTGCTGCTGTGGTTCACCTGGCTCGGCCTTCAGGCGGCTCTCTACCTATTGCCGGCGCGCAAG GTGGCCGAGGGACAGGAATTGAAGGACAAGAGTCGCCTGCGCTACCCCATTAACG GCTTCCAGGCCCTGGTGCTGACAGCCCTGTTGGTGGGCTTAGCTGTGTCCGCCGGGCTGCCTCTGGGGGCGCTCCCGGAAATGCTCCTGCCCTTGGCCTTTGCGGCCACCCTCACCGCCTTCATCTTCAGCCTCCTTCTCTATCTGAAGGCCCTGGTGGCCCCTGCCTCGGCCCTGGCCCCTGGGGGGAACTCAG GCAATCCCATCTATGACTTCTTCCTGGGACGGGAGCTCAACCCGCGCATCTGGTCCTTCGACTTCAAATATTTCTGTGAACTGCGACCTGGCCTCATCGGCTGG GTCCTCATCAACCTGGCCCTGCTGATGCAGGAAGCAGAACTTCGGGGGAGTCCCTCCCTGGCCATGTGGCTGGTCAATGGCTTCCAGCTACTCTATGTGGGTGATGCCCTCTGGCATGAG GAGGCTGTTCTCACCACCATGGACATCACACACGACGGGTTTGGCTTCATGCTGGCCTTTGGGGACCTGGCCTGGGTACCCTTCACTTATAGCCTGCAGGCCCAGTTCCTGCTCCACCACCCGCAGCCCCTGGGGTTGCCCATGGCCTCAGTCATCTGCCTCATCAATG CTGTTGGTTACTACATCTTCCGGGGAGCCAATTCCCAGAAGAACACCTTCCGAAAGAATCCTTCTGACCCCAGAGTGGCTG GCCTTGAGACCATCCCCACAGCCACGGGGCGGCAGCTGCTGGTGTCTGGGTGGTGGGGTGTGGTCCGCCATCCCAACTACCTTGGAGACCTCATCATGGCTCTGGCCTGGTCCTTGCCCTGTG GAGTGTCTCACCTGCTGCCCTACTTCTACCTCCTCTACTTCACGTCACTGCTGGTGCACCGGGAGGCCCGGGACGAGCAGCAGTGCCTGCGGAAGTACGGCCTGGCCTGGCACGAGTACTGCCGGCGCGTGCCTTACCGAATCCTGCCCTACGTCTACTGA
- the TM7SF2 gene encoding delta(14)-sterol reductase TM7SF2 isoform X3 has protein sequence MPRGPGDDRAPGRGGGDGLVSEGSCGADARRDRPRSPGAAALMLLLPATMFHLLLVARSGPARLLGPPPYLPGPEALWSPQMLLLWFTWLGLQAALYLLPARKVAEGQELKDKSRLRYPINGNPIYDFFLGRELNPRIWSFDFKYFCELRPGLIGWVLINLALLMQEAELRGSPSLAMWLVNGFQLLYVGDALWHEEAVLTTMDITHDGFGFMLAFGDLAWVPFTYSLQAQFLLHHPQPLGLPMASVICLINAVGYYIFRGANSQKNTFRKNPSDPRVAGLETIPTATGRQLLVSGWWGVVRHPNYLGDLIMALAWSLPCGVSHLLPYFYLLYFTSLLVHREARDEQQCLRKYGLAWHEYCRRVPYRILPYVY, from the exons ATGCCGAGGGGGCCTGGAGAcgacagggcgcctgggcggggcgggggggatggcTTGGTGTCGGAGGGCAGCTGCGGAGCCGACGCCCGACGCGATCGCCCCCGGTCCCCAGGCGCGGCGGCGCTGATGCTGCTGCTTCCTGCCACCATGTTCCACCTGCTCCTGGTGGCCCGCTCGGGCCCCGCGCGCCTCCTGGGCCCACCCCCCTACCTGCCGGGACCCGAAGCGCTGTGGAGCCCGCAGATGCTGCTGCTGTGGTTCACCTGGCTCGGCCTTCAGGCGGCTCTCTACCTATTGCCGGCGCGCAAG GTGGCCGAGGGACAGGAATTGAAGGACAAGAGTCGCCTGCGCTACCCCATTAACG GCAATCCCATCTATGACTTCTTCCTGGGACGGGAGCTCAACCCGCGCATCTGGTCCTTCGACTTCAAATATTTCTGTGAACTGCGACCTGGCCTCATCGGCTGG GTCCTCATCAACCTGGCCCTGCTGATGCAGGAAGCAGAACTTCGGGGGAGTCCCTCCCTGGCCATGTGGCTGGTCAATGGCTTCCAGCTACTCTATGTGGGTGATGCCCTCTGGCATGAG GAGGCTGTTCTCACCACCATGGACATCACACACGACGGGTTTGGCTTCATGCTGGCCTTTGGGGACCTGGCCTGGGTACCCTTCACTTATAGCCTGCAGGCCCAGTTCCTGCTCCACCACCCGCAGCCCCTGGGGTTGCCCATGGCCTCAGTCATCTGCCTCATCAATG CTGTTGGTTACTACATCTTCCGGGGAGCCAATTCCCAGAAGAACACCTTCCGAAAGAATCCTTCTGACCCCAGAGTGGCTG GCCTTGAGACCATCCCCACAGCCACGGGGCGGCAGCTGCTGGTGTCTGGGTGGTGGGGTGTGGTCCGCCATCCCAACTACCTTGGAGACCTCATCATGGCTCTGGCCTGGTCCTTGCCCTGTG GAGTGTCTCACCTGCTGCCCTACTTCTACCTCCTCTACTTCACGTCACTGCTGGTGCACCGGGAGGCCCGGGACGAGCAGCAGTGCCTGCGGAAGTACGGCCTGGCCTGGCACGAGTACTGCCGGCGCGTGCCTTACCGAATCCTGCCCTACGTCTACTGA
- the TM7SF2 gene encoding delta(14)-sterol reductase TM7SF2 isoform X1 has protein sequence MPRGPGDDRAPGRGGGDGLVSEGSCGADARRDRPRSPGAAALMLLLPATMFHLLLVARSGPARLLGPPPYLPGPEALWSPQMLLLWFTWLGLQAALYLLPARKVAEGQELKDKSRLRYPINGFQALVLTALLVGLAVSAGLPLGALPEMLLPLAFAATLTAFIFSLLLYLKALVAPASALAPGGNSGNPIYDFFLGRELNPRIWSFDFKYFCELRPGLIGWVLINLALLMQEAELRGSPSLAMWLVNGFQLLYVGDALWHEEAVLTTMDITHDGFGFMLAFGDLAWVPFTYSLQAQFLLHHPQPLGLPMASVICLINAVGYYIFRGANSQKNTFRKNPSDPRVAGLETIPTATGRQLLVSGWWGVVRHPNYLGDLIMALAWSLPCGVSHLLPYFYLLYFTSLLVHREARDEQQCLRKYGLAWHEYCRRVPYRILPYVY, from the exons ATGCCGAGGGGGCCTGGAGAcgacagggcgcctgggcggggcgggggggatggcTTGGTGTCGGAGGGCAGCTGCGGAGCCGACGCCCGACGCGATCGCCCCCGGTCCCCAGGCGCGGCGGCGCTGATGCTGCTGCTTCCTGCCACCATGTTCCACCTGCTCCTGGTGGCCCGCTCGGGCCCCGCGCGCCTCCTGGGCCCACCCCCCTACCTGCCGGGACCCGAAGCGCTGTGGAGCCCGCAGATGCTGCTGCTGTGGTTCACCTGGCTCGGCCTTCAGGCGGCTCTCTACCTATTGCCGGCGCGCAAG GTGGCCGAGGGACAGGAATTGAAGGACAAGAGTCGCCTGCGCTACCCCATTAACG GCTTCCAGGCCCTGGTGCTGACAGCCCTGTTGGTGGGCTTAGCTGTGTCCGCCGGGCTGCCTCTGGGGGCGCTCCCGGAAATGCTCCTGCCCTTGGCCTTTGCGGCCACCCTCACCGCCTTCATCTTCAGCCTCCTTCTCTATCTGAAGGCCCTGGTGGCCCCTGCCTCGGCCCTGGCCCCTGGGGGGAACTCAG GCAATCCCATCTATGACTTCTTCCTGGGACGGGAGCTCAACCCGCGCATCTGGTCCTTCGACTTCAAATATTTCTGTGAACTGCGACCTGGCCTCATCGGCTGG GTCCTCATCAACCTGGCCCTGCTGATGCAGGAAGCAGAACTTCGGGGGAGTCCCTCCCTGGCCATGTGGCTGGTCAATGGCTTCCAGCTACTCTATGTGGGTGATGCCCTCTGGCATGAG GAGGCTGTTCTCACCACCATGGACATCACACACGACGGGTTTGGCTTCATGCTGGCCTTTGGGGACCTGGCCTGGGTACCCTTCACTTATAGCCTGCAGGCCCAGTTCCTGCTCCACCACCCGCAGCCCCTGGGGTTGCCCATGGCCTCAGTCATCTGCCTCATCAATG CTGTTGGTTACTACATCTTCCGGGGAGCCAATTCCCAGAAGAACACCTTCCGAAAGAATCCTTCTGACCCCAGAGTGGCTG GCCTTGAGACCATCCCCACAGCCACGGGGCGGCAGCTGCTGGTGTCTGGGTGGTGGGGTGTGGTCCGCCATCCCAACTACCTTGGAGACCTCATCATGGCTCTGGCCTGGTCCTTGCCCTGTG GAGTGTCTCACCTGCTGCCCTACTTCTACCTCCTCTACTTCACGTCACTGCTGGTGCACCGGGAGGCCCGGGACGAGCAGCAGTGCCTGCGGAAGTACGGCCTGGCCTGGCACGAGTACTGCCGGCGCGTGCCTTACCGAATCCTGCCCTACGTCTACTGA
- the ZNHIT2 gene encoding zinc finger HIT domain-containing protein 2, which yields MEPAGPCGFCPAGEAQPARYTCPRCNVPYCSLRCYRAHGTCAEAFYRDQVLGELRGRSASPSRLASALRRLRQQRETEDDPEDAGLSPGPAPGGLTRLWELLAPAEKAAFERLLSRGEAGRLLPPWRPWWWGRGAGSRLLEEVDDAADRDPAELEPTPARTSAEPLKEAAAEPFLEDAPEARAPTVPTRIPTLASLSRSPASPLVRFQLPNVLFSYAHTLALYHGGDDALLSDFCATLLGVSGALGAQQVFASAEEALQAAAQVLEAGEHPPGPLGTRGAMREAARILMGEGPADQKGYTLAALGHLAQTLGRARKQAVATEERDRLYRARKKCQFLLAWTNENELALIPLALDCARAHRAHAVVAEEVAALTGELERLWGGSLPPAPRILIEELPG from the coding sequence ATGGAGCCGGCCGGGCCCTGTGGTTTTTGCCCGGCCGGGGAGGCCCAGCCCGCGCGCTACACCTGCCCTCGCTGTAATGTGCCCTACTGCTCGCTGCGCTGCTACCGGGCGCATGGCACCTGCGCCGAAGCCTTCTACCGGGACCAGGTGCTGGGAGAGCTCCGCGGCCGCAGCGCCTCGCCCAGCCGCCTGGCCAGCGCCCTACGGCGGCTGCGTCAGCAACGCGAGACCGAGGACGACCCGGAGGACGCCGGCCTCAGCCCTGGTCCGGCGCCAGGCGGCCTCACCAGGCTCTGGGAGCTGCTGGCCCCGGCCGAGAAGGCGGCCTTCGAGCGGCTGCTGAGCCGTGGCGAGGCCGGGCGGCTGCTGCCCCCGTGGCGGCCGTGGTGGTGGGGCCGCGGGGCCGGGTCGCGGCTTCTGGAAGAGGTGGATGATGCTGCGGACCGGGACCCTGCGGAGCTGGAGCCCACCCCCGCGAGGACGTCAGCGGAACCCCTGAAGGAAGCCGCCGCCGAGCCGTTTCTCGAAGACGCTCCCGAGGCCCGCGCGCCCACCGTGCCCACCCGGATCCCCACGCTGGCCAGCCTGAGCCGCAGCCCGGCCTCGCCGCTTGTGCGCTTCCAGCTGCCCAACGTGCTGTTCTCCTACGCGCACACTCTTGCCTTGTATCACGGCGGCGACGATGCGCTGCTCTCAGACTTCTGTGCCACGCTGCTCGGCGTTTCCGGAGCCCTGGGTGCGCAGCAGGTCTTCGCCTCTGCCGAGGAAGCCTTGCAGGCCGCCGCCCAGGTGCTCGAAGCAGGCGAGCATCCGCCTGGGCCCCTGGGCACACGGGGTGCCATGCGCGAAGCTGCCCGCATCCTGATGGGCGAAGGCCCGGCCGACCAGAAAGGCTACACGCTGGcagcactggggcacctggcgcAAACCCTGGGCCGGGCCCGGAAGCAAGCTGTGGCCACGGAAGAGCGAGATCGCCTCTACCGGGCGCGGAAGAAGTGCCAGTTCCTACTGGCTTGGACCAATGAAAATGAGCTGGCCCTCATACCCCTGGCTCTGGACTGTGCCAGGGCCCATCGAGCCCACGCTGTGGTGGCCGAGGAGGTGGCAGCCCTCACCGGGGAGTTGGAGCGGCTTTGGGGAGGCTCCCTGCCACCTGCTCCAAGAATTCTCATCGAGGAACTCCCTGGCTGA